In a genomic window of Polypterus senegalus isolate Bchr_013 chromosome 13, ASM1683550v1, whole genome shotgun sequence:
- the spon2a gene encoding spondin-2a isoform X1, producing the protein MEMRYSQEVTPDPPEGVGQAAQSSHYSGESGGGGSNVTVTTDLSTSRLVASQTALLAGHTSRPPQAAREPFRPQLKTLSVPPPCGPHARHKRSFDDEGSWGAKPSVKGNRWATHRTAGRQQNTVVTHGPPFRLWQEGGRASPGVKRFAEDGQADEVVKELTEIRKSLKMIHAIHQAPNVSSGTGRTAARVLVVPRASRLSLLTKLIPSPDWFTGVDSLDLCDGGHWKPRVTLDLHPYDAGTDSGFTFSSPNFPTSPRENITRITSQSPNHPASSFYYPRLAELPPLATLTIVRRTKRLAGRLHPSHHIRRVPGTQHFSETPLDCEVSRWSSWGLCSAPQCAQTGLRQRTRFVLLSPANDGEPCPDLEEQSPCVREGCSVDGDRR; encoded by the exons ATGGAG ATGCGTTACTCACAGGAAGTTACGCCGGACCCCCCAGAGGGAGTGGGGCAGGCGGCTCAGAGCTCTCATTACAGCGGCGAGAGTGGCGGCGGTGGCAGTAACGTCACTGTCACCACTGACCTGTCCACCTCCCGTCTAGTGGCTTCACAGACTGCCCTCCTAGCTGGGCACACGTCCCGACCCCCGCAGGCAGCACGTGAGCCATTTAGGCCACAGTTGAAGACCCTCAGTGTGCCCCCCCCATGTGGCCCACATGCACGCCATAAAAGGAGCTTTGATGACGAGGGCAGCTGGGGGGCAAAGCCATCTGTTAAAGGCAACAGGTGGGCAACACACAGGACGGCGGGGAGGCAGCAAAACACTG TGGTCACCCACGGCCCACCGTTCCGGCTCTGGCAAGAAGGTGGCCGTGCCAGCCCTGGAGTGAAGCGTTTTGCAGAAGACGGGCAGGCGGATGAAGTCGTCAAGGAGCTGACGGAGATCAGAAAGAGCCTGAAGATGATCCACGCCATCCACCAGGCCCCCAACGTGTCCAGTGGGACCGGTCGCACCGCAGCTCGGGTCCTGGTGGTGCCCAGAGCCTCAAGG CTCTCCCTGCTCACGAAGCTCATCCCGAGTCCCGACTGGTTCACCGGCGTCGACAGCCTGGACCTCTGTGACGGTGGGCACTGGAAGCCGAGAGTCACCTTGGACCTGCACCCTTACGACGCGGGCACAGACAGTGgattcactttctcttcccccaaCTTTCCCACGTCCCCACGGGAGAACATCACGCGG ATCACATCTCAGAGCCCCAATCACCCCGCCAGCTCATTCTACTACCCCAGGCTGGCAGAACTACCGCCACTGGCCACGCTGACCATCGTACGCCGGACAAAGCGGCTTGCCGGACGTCTGcacccctctcaccacatccggcGGGTGCCGGGGACCCAGCACTTTTCTG AAACGCCGCTGGACTGCGAGGTGTCCCGCTGGTCATCGTGGGGCTTGTGCTCGGCCCCCCAGTGCGCTCAGACTGGACTTCGCCAGAGGACGCGTTTCGTTTTGCTCAGCCCAGCCAACGATGGAGAGCCGTGTCCAGACTTGGAGGAGCAGAGTCCGTGTGTCCGGGAGGGGTGCTCTGTGGACGGTGACAGAAGGTGA
- the spon2a gene encoding spondin-2a isoform X2: MHAIKGALMTRAAGGQSHLLKATGGQHTGRRGGSKTLMAPHYGLRGLLGLLLLLVGRPACHATNAKPCLATGPASYLILFSGQWSSTTFPKQYPLFRPPAQWSKLIVVTHGPPFRLWQEGGRASPGVKRFAEDGQADEVVKELTEIRKSLKMIHAIHQAPNVSSGTGRTAARVLVVPRASRLSLLTKLIPSPDWFTGVDSLDLCDGGHWKPRVTLDLHPYDAGTDSGFTFSSPNFPTSPRENITRITSQSPNHPASSFYYPRLAELPPLATLTIVRRTKRLAGRLHPSHHIRRVPGTQHFSETPLDCEVSRWSSWGLCSAPQCAQTGLRQRTRFVLLSPANDGEPCPDLEEQSPCVREGCSVDGDRR; this comes from the exons ATGCACGCCATAAAAGGAGCTTTGATGACGAGGGCAGCTGGGGGGCAAAGCCATCTGTTAAAGGCAACAGGTGGGCAACACACAGGACGGCGGGGAGGCAGCAAAACACTG ATGGCACCACACTACGGACTACGAGGACTTCTGGGCTTGCTGCTCCTCTTGGTGGGCAGGCCAGCCTGTCATGCCACCAATGCCAAGCCCTGTCTGGCCACTGGCCCTGCTTCTTACCTGATACTCTTCTCTGGACAGTGGAGCTCCACGACTTTTCCCAAGCAGTAcccactcttcaggccgcctgcCCAGTGGTCTAAACTCATAG TGGTCACCCACGGCCCACCGTTCCGGCTCTGGCAAGAAGGTGGCCGTGCCAGCCCTGGAGTGAAGCGTTTTGCAGAAGACGGGCAGGCGGATGAAGTCGTCAAGGAGCTGACGGAGATCAGAAAGAGCCTGAAGATGATCCACGCCATCCACCAGGCCCCCAACGTGTCCAGTGGGACCGGTCGCACCGCAGCTCGGGTCCTGGTGGTGCCCAGAGCCTCAAGG CTCTCCCTGCTCACGAAGCTCATCCCGAGTCCCGACTGGTTCACCGGCGTCGACAGCCTGGACCTCTGTGACGGTGGGCACTGGAAGCCGAGAGTCACCTTGGACCTGCACCCTTACGACGCGGGCACAGACAGTGgattcactttctcttcccccaaCTTTCCCACGTCCCCACGGGAGAACATCACGCGG ATCACATCTCAGAGCCCCAATCACCCCGCCAGCTCATTCTACTACCCCAGGCTGGCAGAACTACCGCCACTGGCCACGCTGACCATCGTACGCCGGACAAAGCGGCTTGCCGGACGTCTGcacccctctcaccacatccggcGGGTGCCGGGGACCCAGCACTTTTCTG AAACGCCGCTGGACTGCGAGGTGTCCCGCTGGTCATCGTGGGGCTTGTGCTCGGCCCCCCAGTGCGCTCAGACTGGACTTCGCCAGAGGACGCGTTTCGTTTTGCTCAGCCCAGCCAACGATGGAGAGCCGTGTCCAGACTTGGAGGAGCAGAGTCCGTGTGTCCGGGAGGGGTGCTCTGTGGACGGTGACAGAAGGTGA